In one Brevibacillus composti genomic region, the following are encoded:
- a CDS encoding ATP-binding protein: MQVIRGKVQKAKKVVLYGPEGIGKSSLAARFPRPIFIDTEGSTTEMDVDRLPKPTSWEMLKQQVQWVKQQAGQFGTLVIDTIDWAELLCNESVCAAHQKRGIEDFGYGKGYIYAEEEFGRFLNLLSDVIEAGINVVLNAHSQIVKFEQPDEMGAYDRYQLKLGKKTGSRTAALVKEWADMVLFINYKTFSVATDDKGRKHKGQGGVRTVYATHHPAWDAKNRHGLPDEFPLDYAHIAHIFEGPTNAQPVQTPPVATPPVQEAWGKMTDEQQLPQEQQPSAEEALKPHIPTDIPASLRDLMVQHQVSENEIQIVVSKRGYYPMDTPIANYDPGFVEGVLVGAWPQVFEMIKAIRNDLPF, translated from the coding sequence ATGCAAGTCATCAGAGGGAAAGTCCAGAAGGCTAAAAAGGTTGTGCTCTATGGCCCAGAGGGGATTGGCAAGTCCTCTCTGGCCGCCCGGTTCCCGCGGCCCATTTTTATTGACACGGAAGGGTCGACGACGGAAATGGACGTTGATCGCCTGCCAAAGCCGACGAGTTGGGAAATGCTCAAGCAACAGGTCCAGTGGGTGAAGCAACAAGCCGGGCAGTTCGGGACACTCGTCATCGATACGATCGACTGGGCGGAACTGCTTTGTAACGAAAGTGTATGCGCGGCTCACCAGAAGCGAGGTATCGAGGACTTCGGATACGGCAAGGGATACATTTACGCAGAGGAAGAGTTTGGTCGTTTTTTAAATCTGCTAAGCGACGTGATCGAAGCCGGAATAAATGTCGTCCTCAACGCGCACTCGCAAATCGTTAAGTTTGAGCAGCCCGACGAGATGGGGGCCTATGATCGCTACCAGTTGAAATTGGGCAAGAAAACGGGTTCGCGCACTGCTGCCCTGGTCAAAGAATGGGCAGACATGGTCTTGTTCATCAACTATAAAACATTCTCCGTCGCGACGGATGACAAGGGTAGGAAGCATAAGGGACAAGGCGGCGTCAGGACGGTCTACGCCACGCATCACCCGGCCTGGGACGCGAAAAATCGTCACGGATTGCCGGATGAATTCCCGCTGGACTATGCCCATATCGCCCACATTTTTGAGGGTCCTACAAACGCGCAACCTGTCCAAACGCCTCCTGTAGCAACTCCGCCGGTACAGGAAGCATGGGGAAAGATGACCGACGAGCAACAGCTGCCACAGGAACAACAACCTTCTGCCGAAGAAGCATTGAAACCGCATATCCCAACCGACATTCCAGCCTCATTGCGCGATCTGATGGTCCAACATCAGGTGTCCGAAAATGAAATTCAAATCGTGGTAAGCAAGAGAGGTTACTATCCGATGGATACACCAATCGCCAATTACGATCCTGGCTTCGTCGAAGGTGTGTTGGTCGGAGCATGGCCACAAGTTTTCGAAATGATTAAAGCC